One genomic segment of Anguilla anguilla isolate fAngAng1 chromosome 2, fAngAng1.pri, whole genome shotgun sequence includes these proteins:
- the LOC118221112 gene encoding protein FAM117A-like — protein MSCRSGMGVIRGGTTGLQPLRATVPFQLHNKTQPGPRDAKTAEKTKLRPPKPSIRRTLSLDTIVGPYLQGQWPKELDSQGIYCMNDKATQTPSSWTEEVQGKRAGGVHKRSASWGSAEHLREIAKLKQQLQQRSKQGSRGGRDRERHPPPLSGSHSPGATQTMPLPIPLTPLSKLTPRLRHSVEGLNQELEGVFVCGTPDEQHRFLEVPDGHKAPVPPQSCSSGGSQSDPSPALLSTTSSPCSSLSPCALGDAATDTDTDAELIGCGMLCPSPSPPLSSAEPSPLELSSSPRPNKSYSFQREPPEGCERVRVCEEALSPCLGQASFLSSCPDPNKVNFTTHGGSAFCPVSLLKPLLPSMDILFRSLSVSPVTGCSGQGGAAYQPAPPGVGVYLGPLSDSATTAM, from the exons ATGTCGTGCCGTAGCGGAATGGGGGTGATAAGGGGGGGCACCACAGGTCTACAACCTCTAAGAGCCACGGTTCCATTCCAGCTACATAACAAAACGCAGCCGGGCCCGAGAGATGCCAAGACAG CTGAGAAGACCAAATTGCGACCCCCAAAACCAAGCATCCGTCGTACACTGTCTCTTGACACCATCGTTGGACCCTACCTGCAGGGCCAGTGGCCAAAGGAGCTGGACAGCCAGGGGATCTACTGCATGAACGACAAGGCCACACAG ACGCCCTCTTCGTGGACAGAGGAAGTTCAGGGCAAAAGGGCGGGCGGGGTGCACAAGCGCTCCGCGTCCTGGGGCAGCGCCGAACACCTAAGAGAG ATCGCTAAGCTGaaacagcagctgcagcagcgctCCAAGCAGGGGTCCCGCGGGGGCCGCGACAGAGAGCGGCACCCCCCGCCCCTATCTGGGAGCCATTCCCCCGGGGCCACGCAG ACGATGCCCCTGCCCATACCCCTGACGCCCCTCAGCAAGCTGACGCCCCGCCTGCGCCACAGCGTGGAGGGGCTCAACCAGGAGCTggagggggtgtttgtgtgcgggACGCCTGACGAGCAACACCGG TTTCTGGAAGTTCCAGATGGCCACAAAGCCCCCGTGCCCCCCCAGAGTTGCAGCAGCGGCGGGTCCCAGAGCGACCCCTCCCCTGCGCTCCTCTCGACGACCTCCTCCCcgtgctcctccctctccccctgcgcCCTCGGGGACGCGGCCACGGATACGGACACGGACGCGG AGCTCATTGGCTGCGGGATGCTGTGCCCGTCGCCTTCGCCGCCCCTGAGCAGCGCGGAGCCCTCCCCCCTGGAGCTGTCCTCCTCCCCGCGGCCCAACAAGAGCTACTCCTTCCAGAGGGAGCCCCCCGAGGGCTGTGAGAGAGTGCGCGTCTGCGAGGAGGCCCT CTCTCCCTGCCTGGGCCAGGCCTCCTTCCTCTCGTCCTGTCCCGACCCCAACAAGGTGAACTTCACCACCCACGGAGGCTCGGCCTTCTGCCCCGTCAGCCTGCTGAagcctctcctcccctccatgGACATCTTGTTCCGAagcctctccgtctctcccgtCACCGGCTGctcggggcagggcggggccgccTACCAGCCGGCCCCGCCCGGGGTGGGTGTGTACCTGGGCCCCCTCTCAGACTCTGCCACCACTGCCATGTAA
- the LOC118221326 gene encoding RUN domain-containing protein 3A-like — protein sequence MESSCVQSAMAMGLSSKKASSRSVAVERKNLITVCRFSVKTLLEKYTAEPIDDSSEEFINFAAILEHILSHRFKGSSAGPGSWFSYDGQRSFWDFIRLACSKVQNNCIGSIENMENINTSRAKGRAWIRVALMEKRLSEYIATALRDTRTTRRCYDDGAIMLREEATVLTGMLIGLGAIDFSFCLKGEVLDGKSVAVIDYTPYLKFTQSYDYLSDDEDRCSVDSSTSDDSVPEHPYIPLVTDEESWSNKCRKMEQRFKIVYAQKGYLEELVRLRESQLKNLETENKRLTLRLEELRQQSEQEKKELEGIVLELQEQLTNLIPCDSNHLAKDLSIPLVNQWPSLQTFNNQEDVKLFRRRSFPSVEQLSTEVSLDSESHKEGKQNGEAWCTTGKDYTPSMLGLCGSLASLPSCKSLASLKSSECLVNISTEASPALSPS from the exons ATGGAATCGAGCTGTGTCCAGTCAGCAATGGCTATGGGTCTATCATCGAAAAAAGCATCCTCTCGAAGCGTTGCCGTGGAGCGCAAAAATCTCATCACAGTTTGCAG GTTCTCTGTGAAGACGCTGCTGGAGAAGTACACGGCGGAGCCCATCGACGACTCCTCCGAGGAGTTCATCAATTTCGCTGCCATTCTGGAGCACATCCTCAGCCACCGCTTCAAGGGGAGCTCTGCAG GTCCGGGCAGCTGGTTCAGCTACGATGGACAGCGCAGTTTCTGGGACTTCATCCGCCTGGCCTGCAGCAAGGTGCAGAACAACTGCATCGGCAGCATTGAGAACATGGAGAACATCAACACCTCACGGGCCAAG GGTCGAGCCTGGATTCGAGTGGCCCTGATGGAGAAGCGGCTGTCGGAGTACATAGCCACAGCCCTCAGAGACACGCGGACAACTAG GAGGTGCTATGATGATGGTGCCATTATGCTACGGGAAGAGGCCACTGTGCTGACAGGCATGCTCATCGGACTTGGTGCCATAGACTTCAG TTTCTGTCTGAAGGGTGAGGTGTTGGATGGAAAGTCTGTGGCGGTAATCGACTACACGCCCTACCTGAAGTTCACTCAGAG CTACGACTACCTGAGCGATGACGAGGATCGGTGCAGCGTGGACAGCAGCACCAGCGACGACAGCGTCCCTGAGCACCCCTACATCCCGCTGGTCACCGACGAGGAGAGCTGGAGCAACAAGTGCCGCAAGATGGAGCAGAGGTTCAAGATCGTCTATGCCCAGAAG GGctacctggaggagctggtgcgCCTGCGGGAGTCCCAGCTGAAGAACCTGGAGACGGAGAACAAGCGGCTGACCCTGCggctggaggagctgcggcAGCAGAGCGAGCAGGAGAAGAAGGAGCTGGAGGGCATcgtgctggagctgcaggagcagct GACGAACCTGATCCCCTGCGATTCTAACCACCTGGCTAAGGATCTGTCCATCCCGTTGGTCAACCAGTGGCCCTCACTCCAGACCTTCAACAACCAGGAGGATGTCAAGCTCTTCCGCAG gAGAAGCTTTCCTAGTGTGGAACAGCTCTCCACTGAGGTCAGTCTGGACTCTGAATCCCACAAGGAAGGGAAGCAGAATGGCGAAGCCTGGTGCACAACAG GAAAAGACTACACCCCCTCCATGCTAGGCTTGTGTGGGTCTCTGGCCTCTCTACCCAGCTGCAAGTCCCTGGCCAGCCTCAAATCCAGCGAGTGCCTGGTAAACATCAGCACAGAGGCCAGTCCTGCCCTTTCTCCCAGCTAG